One region of Camelina sativa cultivar DH55 chromosome 6, Cs, whole genome shotgun sequence genomic DNA includes:
- the LOC104793850 gene encoding uncharacterized protein LOC104793850 isoform X2 codes for MYSSSNFLQFHSATTTTAIPIPNASPFMLRRSSYGFGVFHRKRARFKQQTRSSFRVNSSILPPPFDGSVPLDSFAPSVAGFASGFAVFLSSRLFGRRSSIVDDDVVAGEWILLTTPTPFNRFVLLRCSSLFSFDDSSESLSDRLVTDERHFVTSDTGKITVSSPDEKTPLEYQRVCITTEDGGVVSLDWPANLDIKEERGMDTTVIFIPGTPQGSMDEGVRSFVCEALRRGLFPVVMNPRGCAGSPLTTPRLFTAGDSDDVSTALRFLTKTRPWTTLAAVGRGYGANMLTKYLAEAGERSPLSAAVCIDNPFDLEEITRTSPYSTSLDQRITGGLVEILLANKELFQGRAKAFDVGKALSSKSVREFDTALSMVTYGCESIEDFYSSCATRDVIGEVKVPVLFIQNDNVVPPYTIPRSSIAENPYTSLLLCSSSPNLIDGRTLAVSWCQDLAIEWLTAVELALLKGRHPLLKDVDVTVNPSKGLVFSEARAPEKSIGAKKLVQAAQEKTVNGYHVDPFKETLEDSDITPNSNLSTGTDLEKNVKVDNGSDETENSSVSSSSLVEVESIEDNESNVEESERGQVLQTAEVVVNMLDVTMPGTLKDEEKKKVMDAVGRGETVLTALQDAVPEDVRGKITTAVTGILESGGTKLNLEKLKLPRISPGLKKAEEAKEEPSSAIDQKDSHSPNPIDKSDGLVSGSDDTITGSDNSPGGIELEHSPTEVSQKDGDSGKSQPVDSDQDDSLGNHESYTNEKNSAADGSENASEAKSDSANQGPIGTEDVTSNDDKVEQGSGVDTLQRQVETKKHDEKEAPIAEEKSSVADAFEKASDTKNDSINPPPVVVDDITSDGDKVDQAAVLSQQQRKEETNKNNDKEKQSATDQDKVTSTDNEGDAGKSSASQPVEKDISDDQSKETKIMQPVSDQTNPAIQEPNQSKFDVSHAFEALTGMDDETQVAVNSVFGVLENMISQLDEENKEGNEVSDEKNLKDTKTLKDEKNVTNEAMSPSEEEIPDKRETESLMPSENSHDPACSVSETEKSSGNDKVTGEMIEKDLGRDEFVNGKHSSKVLPERNTDSVENSSHDGYRGYRGEKLSKEKIAKQLDLDTTTALMLDYYPEEGEWKLLDQQPEHLDNDYYPEAGKWKLLDQQPEYLGNLAENAAASRDTHGNVQVHSLSVGNEDNIIEPAYVILDHGQESELSEMHDATDNQNDGPHKLDEGCKELEHLIKVIVSDSLNVEVQRRMGSAGMRQIKSQLSKDIRMVAKTFSYSVVYAEPTWTFIRNSKTSNGPSGKVGKLHGDAIIRAIASAVQEAHFLRQVLPIGVVVGSVLAALRKYFDVSTTTNSAKRDIVPGRTQKYENNGAAKRVLPDKVSKETQQNNSTIGEMVESGLQNINNEGVMVSDNGATTSVVPSKVSKESKQNNSTIGEMVESGLQSINNEGVMVGAVTAALGASAMLAQDECLLHRIHKEVDSCQNHRIVNIQNRESSIRAIWWQVLLRKPCP; via the exons ATGTACTCGTCTTCCaattttcttcaatttcactcagcaacaacaacaaccgccATACCTATACCAAACGCCTCTCCGTTTATGCTCCGCCGTAGCTCATACGGCTTCGGTGTGTTTCACAGGAAGCGAGCTCGTTTCAAACAACAGACTCGGAGTTCGTTTCGCGTAAATTCCTCAATTCTCCCTCCTCCTTTCGATGGCAGCGTTCCTCTCGATTCCTTTGCTCCATCCGTCGCCGGATTCGCTTCCGGCTTTGCCGTTTTTCTATCGTCGAGGTTGTTTGGAAGAAGATCATCAATCGTTGATGATGACGTTGTTGCTGGGGAATGGATTCTTCTCACGACTCCTACGCCGTTTAACAGATTTGTTCTTCTCCGTTGCTCCTCTTTGTTCTCCTTTGATGACTCTTCTGAGAGTTTAAGCGACAGACTCGTGACTGATGAGAGGCATTTCGTTACTTCGGATACCGGGAAGATTACTGTATCGTCTCCGGATGAGAAGACTCCGTTGGAGTATCAGAGGGTTTGTATCACTACTGAGGACGGTGGCGTTGTATCCCTTGATTGGCCGGCTAATTTGGACATTAAGGAGGAGCGTGGGATGGATACGACGGTGATTTTTATACCTGGAACGCCGCAAGGCAGTATGGATGAAGGCGTTCGATCTTTTGTATGCGAAGCTCTGAGGCGGGGATTGTTTCCTGTGGTCATGAACCCTAGAGGTTGTGCTGGTTCGCCTCTCACTACACCTCG GTTGTTTACAGCTGGTGACAGTGATGATGTATCCACAGCTTTGCGATTCTTAACCAAGACAAGGCCATGGACGACACTTGCGGCTGTGGGGCGAGGGTATGGTGCAAATATGTTGACAAAGTACCTGGCAGAAGCTGGGGAAAGATCACCTCTTTCAGCTGCTGTATGCATTGATAATCCCTTTGACCTTGAGGAGATCACACGAACATCTCCTTATTCTACTAGTTTGGATCAACGAATTACAGGTGGATTAGTTGAGATATTGCTGGCAAATAAG GAGCTTTTCCAAGGCAGAGCAAAAGCCTTTGATGTTGGAAAGGCTTTGTCTTCAAAATCAGTTCGCGAATTTGATACAGCCTTGTCCATGGTGACATATGGTTGCGAGAGTATAGAAGATTTCTATTCCAGTTGTGCAACCAGAGATGTGATTGGGGAAGTAAAAGTTCCTGTCCTCTTTATACAG AATGACAATGTGGTACCACCTTATACAATACCACGGAGTTCAATAGCTGAAAACCCATACACAAGTCTGCTTCTGTGCTcgtcttcaccaaatctgatcGATGGACGTACATTGGCCGTGTCTTGGTGCCAGGACCTTGCGATTGAG TGGTTGACTGCTGTAGAACTTGCGCTTCTGAAAGGTCGTCATCCACTTTTGAAAGACGTGGATGTTACTGTTAACCCTTCAAAGGGCTTAGTTTTTTCGGAAGCCAGAGCACCTGAAAAAAGTATCGGGGCCAAGAAGCTCGTACAGGCAGCCCAGGAAAAGACGGTGAATGGTTACCATGTAGATCCTTTCAAGGAAACACTTGAAGACAGTGACATCACCCCAAACTCAAATTTGTCGACTGGAACAGATTTAGAAAAGAATGTCAAAGTCGATAATGGATCTGATGAAACAGAAAATAGTAGTGTTTCATCAAGCAGTCTTGTTGAAGTTGAATCAATCGAAGATAATGAGTCTAACgtagaagaaagtgaaagaggTCAGGTGTTGCAGACTGCAGAAGTGGTTGTCAACATGCTGGATGTAACCATGCCTGGCACCctaaaagatgaagagaagaaaaa GGTTATGGATGCTGTTGGTCGAGGAGAGACAGTTCTAACAGCATTGCAAGATGCCGTGCCAGAAGACGTTCGTGGGAAGATTACAACAGCTGTAACTGGGATCTTGGAGTCAGGTGGCACTAAATTAAATCTTGAAAAGCTGAAGCTTCCTAGGATATCACCAGGATTGAAAAAAGCAGAGGAAGCAAAGGAAGAACCATCAAGTGCCATAGATCAAAAGGATTCTCATTCTCCCAATCCGATAGATAAGAGCGATGGTTTGGTGAGTGGCTCAGATGACACCATTACTGGCTCGGACAATTCTCCAGGTGGAATAGAACTAGAGCATTCCCCTACCGAGGTTTCCCAGAAAGACGGTGATTCTGGAAAGTCCCAACCTGTTGACAGTGATCAAGATGATAGTCTTGGAAATCACGAGTCATATACCAATGAAAAGAACAGTGCAGCTGATGGTTCTGAGAATGCTTCCGAAGCAAAGAGTGATAGTGCCAACCAGGGGCCAATTGGCACGGAGGATGTCACTAGTAATGATGACAAAGTGGAGCAAGGTTCTGGAGTAGATACGCTTCAAAGACAGGTAGAAACTAAGAAACACGATGAGAAAGAAGCACCAATTGCTGAGGAAAAATCCAGTGTAGCTGATGCTTTCGAGAAGGCTTCAGATACAAAGAATGATAGTATCAACCCACCGCCAGTTGTTGTAGATGATATAACTAGTGATGGGGACAAAGTGGACCAAGCTGCTGTACTATCTCAACAACAAAGAAAGGaggaaactaataaaaataatgataagGAAAAACAGTCTGCCACAGATCAAGACAAGGTGACATCTACCGACAATGAAGGAGATGCTGGAAAATCTTCTGCTTCGCAGCCTGTAGAGAAAGACATAAGTGATGATCAgagcaaagaaaccaaaattatGCAGCCTGTATCAGACCAAACTAACCCAGCAATTCAGGAACCAAATCAGTCCAAATTTGATGTTTCCCACGCATTTGAAGCATTGACGGGGATGGATGATGAAACTCAGGTAGCTGTCAATAGTGTTTTCGGTGTGCTCGAAAACATGATTTCTCAGCtggatgaagaaaataaagaaggaaaTGAGGTAAGTGATGAGAAGAATCTCAAGGATACGAAGACTCTCAAGGATGAGAAGAATGTCACTAATGAGGCAATGTCTCCATCTGAAGAGGAAATTCCCGACAAGAGAGAAACCGAGAGCCTTATGCCCTCTGAAAACTCACATGATCCTGCATGCAGTGTGAGTGAAACTGAAAAAAGTTCTGGAAATGATAAGGTAACAGGGGAAATGATTGAAAAAGATTTGGGCAGAGATGAATTTGTGAATGGTAAGCATTCATCAAAGGTTCTGCCTGAAAGAAATACAGATTCTGTCGAAAATTCTTCTCATGATGGATACCGTGGATATCGTGGGGAGAAActttcaaaagaaaagattgcAAAGCAGTTAGACTTAGATACAACCACTGCTCTCATGCTTGACTATTATCCAGAGGAAGGTGAATGGAAACTCCTTGATCAACAACCAGAACACTTGGATAATGACTATTATCCAGAGGCAGGTAAATGGAAGCTCCTAGATCAACAACCAGAATACTTGGGTAACCTTGCCGAAAATGCAGCAGCCAGCAGAGATACGCACGGAAATGTTCAGGTTCATTCCCTTAGTGTAGGTAATGAAGACAACATCATTGAGCCTGCATATGTGATATTGGACCATGGACAAGAGTCCGAGCTCTCTGAAATGCATGATGCAACGGACAATCAAAATGATGGTCCTCACAAATTAGACGAAGGATGTAAGGAATTAGAGCACCTCATTAAAGTTATTGTATCGGACTCTTTGAACGTAGAAGTTCAACGCAGGATGGGTTCAGCTGGCATGAGACAAATTAAGTCTCAACTCAGTAAGGATATAAGAATGGTGGCAAAGACATTTTCTTATTCTGTTGTATATGCAGAGCCTACTTGGACTTTCATAAGGAATAGCAAAACTTCCAATGGCCCTTCTGGAAAAGTAGGTAAACTTCATGGGGACGCTATCATTAGGGCAATTGCATCTGCTGTCCAGGAGGCGCATTTTCTCAGACAAGTACTGCctattggtgttgttgttggctCTGTTTTAGCTGCTTTGAGAAAGTATTTCGATGTGTCTACAACAACCAACAGTGCTAAGAGAGATATTGTCCCGGGTAGAACACAAAAGTACGAGAACAATGGTGCAGCGAAGAGGGTTCTGCCAGACAAAGTGAGCAAGGAGACCCAACAAAACAACTCGACCATTGGAGAAATGGTGGAATCTGGCCTGCAAAATATTAACAATGAGGGTGTCATGGTTAGTGACAATGGTGCAACAACGAGTGTTGTGCCAAGCAAAGTGAGCAAGGagagcaaacaaaacaactcGACCATTGGAGAAATGGTGGAATCTGGCCTGCAAAGTATTAACAATGAGGGTGTCATGGTTGGTGCTGTAACAGCTGCTTTGGGAGCATCTGCGATGCTGGCTCAAGACGAG TGTCTCCTGCACAGGATCCACAAAGAGGTGGATTCATGTCAAAACCATCGGATAGTCAACATACAGAATCGGGAAAGCTCGATCAGAGCAATATG GTGGCAAGTTTTGCTGAGAAAGCCATGTCCATAG
- the LOC104793850 gene encoding uncharacterized protein LOC104793850 isoform X1 has product MYSSSNFLQFHSATTTTAIPIPNASPFMLRRSSYGFGVFHRKRARFKQQTRSSFRVNSSILPPPFDGSVPLDSFAPSVAGFASGFAVFLSSRLFGRRSSIVDDDVVAGEWILLTTPTPFNRFVLLRCSSLFSFDDSSESLSDRLVTDERHFVTSDTGKITVSSPDEKTPLEYQRVCITTEDGGVVSLDWPANLDIKEERGMDTTVIFIPGTPQGSMDEGVRSFVCEALRRGLFPVVMNPRGCAGSPLTTPRLFTAGDSDDVSTALRFLTKTRPWTTLAAVGRGYGANMLTKYLAEAGERSPLSAAVCIDNPFDLEEITRTSPYSTSLDQRITGGLVEILLANKELFQGRAKAFDVGKALSSKSVREFDTALSMVTYGCESIEDFYSSCATRDVIGEVKVPVLFIQNDNVVPPYTIPRSSIAENPYTSLLLCSSSPNLIDGRTLAVSWCQDLAIEWLTAVELALLKGRHPLLKDVDVTVNPSKGLVFSEARAPEKSIGAKKLVQAAQEKTVNGYHVDPFKETLEDSDITPNSNLSTGTDLEKNVKVDNGSDETENSSVSSSSLVEVESIEDNESNVEESERGQVLQTAEVVVNMLDVTMPGTLKDEEKKKVMDAVGRGETVLTALQDAVPEDVRGKITTAVTGILESGGTKLNLEKLKLPRISPGLKKAEEAKEEPSSAIDQKDSHSPNPIDKSDGLVSGSDDTITGSDNSPGGIELEHSPTEVSQKDGDSGKSQPVDSDQDDSLGNHESYTNEKNSAADGSENASEAKSDSANQGPIGTEDVTSNDDKVEQGSGVDTLQRQVETKKHDEKEAPIAEEKSSVADAFEKASDTKNDSINPPPVVVDDITSDGDKVDQAAVLSQQQRKEETNKNNDKEKQSATDQDKVTSTDNEGDAGKSSASQPVEKDISDDQSKETKIMQPVSDQTNPAIQEPNQSKFDVSHAFEALTGMDDETQVAVNSVFGVLENMISQLDEENKEGNEVSDEKNLKDTKTLKDEKNVTNEAMSPSEEEIPDKRETESLMPSENSHDPACSVSETEKSSGNDKVTGEMIEKDLGRDEFVNGKHSSKVLPERNTDSVENSSHDGYRGYRGEKLSKEKIAKQLDLDTTTALMLDYYPEEGEWKLLDQQPEHLDNDYYPEAGKWKLLDQQPEYLGNLAENAAASRDTHGNVQVHSLSVGNEDNIIEPAYVILDHGQESELSEMHDATDNQNDGPHKLDEGCKELEHLIKVIVSDSLNVEVQRRMGSAGMRQIKSQLSKDIRMVAKTFSYSVVYAEPTWTFIRNSKTSNGPSGKVGKLHGDAIIRAIASAVQEAHFLRQVLPIGVVVGSVLAALRKYFDVSTTTNSAKRDIVPGRTQKYENNGAAKRVLPDKVSKETQQNNSTIGEMVESGLQNINNEGVMVSDNGATTSVVPSKVSKESKQNNSTIGEMVESGLQSINNEGVMVGAVTAALGASAMLAQDEDPQRGGFMSKPSDSQHTESGKLDQSNMVASFAEKAMSIAGPAVPTKETGEVDQDRIVAMLADLGQRGGILKLVGKLALLWGGLRGAMSLTDKLIQFLRMDEWPLLKRAVGFIGMLLVLWSPVVIPLLPTLLQSWSTSNPSRVAELASVVGLYVAIFILVMLWGKRVRKYENPFMQYGLDFKASVKVKIQVFLKAFAGGMTVVLLIQFVNAILGAAIFSRPPYFPHPFDAMKCLKGCGQLLMLIVRGFTAATFVVLVEELLFRSWMPDEIAIDLGYHQSIIITGFIFALFQRSLRSIPGLWLLSLALAGARTRSQGNLIVPIGLRAGTIATSFLLQSGGFLFYNPSSPAWIAGSRPLQPFSGVVGLVVSLALALILYPRHSPETKLQKYN; this is encoded by the exons ATGTACTCGTCTTCCaattttcttcaatttcactcagcaacaacaacaaccgccATACCTATACCAAACGCCTCTCCGTTTATGCTCCGCCGTAGCTCATACGGCTTCGGTGTGTTTCACAGGAAGCGAGCTCGTTTCAAACAACAGACTCGGAGTTCGTTTCGCGTAAATTCCTCAATTCTCCCTCCTCCTTTCGATGGCAGCGTTCCTCTCGATTCCTTTGCTCCATCCGTCGCCGGATTCGCTTCCGGCTTTGCCGTTTTTCTATCGTCGAGGTTGTTTGGAAGAAGATCATCAATCGTTGATGATGACGTTGTTGCTGGGGAATGGATTCTTCTCACGACTCCTACGCCGTTTAACAGATTTGTTCTTCTCCGTTGCTCCTCTTTGTTCTCCTTTGATGACTCTTCTGAGAGTTTAAGCGACAGACTCGTGACTGATGAGAGGCATTTCGTTACTTCGGATACCGGGAAGATTACTGTATCGTCTCCGGATGAGAAGACTCCGTTGGAGTATCAGAGGGTTTGTATCACTACTGAGGACGGTGGCGTTGTATCCCTTGATTGGCCGGCTAATTTGGACATTAAGGAGGAGCGTGGGATGGATACGACGGTGATTTTTATACCTGGAACGCCGCAAGGCAGTATGGATGAAGGCGTTCGATCTTTTGTATGCGAAGCTCTGAGGCGGGGATTGTTTCCTGTGGTCATGAACCCTAGAGGTTGTGCTGGTTCGCCTCTCACTACACCTCG GTTGTTTACAGCTGGTGACAGTGATGATGTATCCACAGCTTTGCGATTCTTAACCAAGACAAGGCCATGGACGACACTTGCGGCTGTGGGGCGAGGGTATGGTGCAAATATGTTGACAAAGTACCTGGCAGAAGCTGGGGAAAGATCACCTCTTTCAGCTGCTGTATGCATTGATAATCCCTTTGACCTTGAGGAGATCACACGAACATCTCCTTATTCTACTAGTTTGGATCAACGAATTACAGGTGGATTAGTTGAGATATTGCTGGCAAATAAG GAGCTTTTCCAAGGCAGAGCAAAAGCCTTTGATGTTGGAAAGGCTTTGTCTTCAAAATCAGTTCGCGAATTTGATACAGCCTTGTCCATGGTGACATATGGTTGCGAGAGTATAGAAGATTTCTATTCCAGTTGTGCAACCAGAGATGTGATTGGGGAAGTAAAAGTTCCTGTCCTCTTTATACAG AATGACAATGTGGTACCACCTTATACAATACCACGGAGTTCAATAGCTGAAAACCCATACACAAGTCTGCTTCTGTGCTcgtcttcaccaaatctgatcGATGGACGTACATTGGCCGTGTCTTGGTGCCAGGACCTTGCGATTGAG TGGTTGACTGCTGTAGAACTTGCGCTTCTGAAAGGTCGTCATCCACTTTTGAAAGACGTGGATGTTACTGTTAACCCTTCAAAGGGCTTAGTTTTTTCGGAAGCCAGAGCACCTGAAAAAAGTATCGGGGCCAAGAAGCTCGTACAGGCAGCCCAGGAAAAGACGGTGAATGGTTACCATGTAGATCCTTTCAAGGAAACACTTGAAGACAGTGACATCACCCCAAACTCAAATTTGTCGACTGGAACAGATTTAGAAAAGAATGTCAAAGTCGATAATGGATCTGATGAAACAGAAAATAGTAGTGTTTCATCAAGCAGTCTTGTTGAAGTTGAATCAATCGAAGATAATGAGTCTAACgtagaagaaagtgaaagaggTCAGGTGTTGCAGACTGCAGAAGTGGTTGTCAACATGCTGGATGTAACCATGCCTGGCACCctaaaagatgaagagaagaaaaa GGTTATGGATGCTGTTGGTCGAGGAGAGACAGTTCTAACAGCATTGCAAGATGCCGTGCCAGAAGACGTTCGTGGGAAGATTACAACAGCTGTAACTGGGATCTTGGAGTCAGGTGGCACTAAATTAAATCTTGAAAAGCTGAAGCTTCCTAGGATATCACCAGGATTGAAAAAAGCAGAGGAAGCAAAGGAAGAACCATCAAGTGCCATAGATCAAAAGGATTCTCATTCTCCCAATCCGATAGATAAGAGCGATGGTTTGGTGAGTGGCTCAGATGACACCATTACTGGCTCGGACAATTCTCCAGGTGGAATAGAACTAGAGCATTCCCCTACCGAGGTTTCCCAGAAAGACGGTGATTCTGGAAAGTCCCAACCTGTTGACAGTGATCAAGATGATAGTCTTGGAAATCACGAGTCATATACCAATGAAAAGAACAGTGCAGCTGATGGTTCTGAGAATGCTTCCGAAGCAAAGAGTGATAGTGCCAACCAGGGGCCAATTGGCACGGAGGATGTCACTAGTAATGATGACAAAGTGGAGCAAGGTTCTGGAGTAGATACGCTTCAAAGACAGGTAGAAACTAAGAAACACGATGAGAAAGAAGCACCAATTGCTGAGGAAAAATCCAGTGTAGCTGATGCTTTCGAGAAGGCTTCAGATACAAAGAATGATAGTATCAACCCACCGCCAGTTGTTGTAGATGATATAACTAGTGATGGGGACAAAGTGGACCAAGCTGCTGTACTATCTCAACAACAAAGAAAGGaggaaactaataaaaataatgataagGAAAAACAGTCTGCCACAGATCAAGACAAGGTGACATCTACCGACAATGAAGGAGATGCTGGAAAATCTTCTGCTTCGCAGCCTGTAGAGAAAGACATAAGTGATGATCAgagcaaagaaaccaaaattatGCAGCCTGTATCAGACCAAACTAACCCAGCAATTCAGGAACCAAATCAGTCCAAATTTGATGTTTCCCACGCATTTGAAGCATTGACGGGGATGGATGATGAAACTCAGGTAGCTGTCAATAGTGTTTTCGGTGTGCTCGAAAACATGATTTCTCAGCtggatgaagaaaataaagaaggaaaTGAGGTAAGTGATGAGAAGAATCTCAAGGATACGAAGACTCTCAAGGATGAGAAGAATGTCACTAATGAGGCAATGTCTCCATCTGAAGAGGAAATTCCCGACAAGAGAGAAACCGAGAGCCTTATGCCCTCTGAAAACTCACATGATCCTGCATGCAGTGTGAGTGAAACTGAAAAAAGTTCTGGAAATGATAAGGTAACAGGGGAAATGATTGAAAAAGATTTGGGCAGAGATGAATTTGTGAATGGTAAGCATTCATCAAAGGTTCTGCCTGAAAGAAATACAGATTCTGTCGAAAATTCTTCTCATGATGGATACCGTGGATATCGTGGGGAGAAActttcaaaagaaaagattgcAAAGCAGTTAGACTTAGATACAACCACTGCTCTCATGCTTGACTATTATCCAGAGGAAGGTGAATGGAAACTCCTTGATCAACAACCAGAACACTTGGATAATGACTATTATCCAGAGGCAGGTAAATGGAAGCTCCTAGATCAACAACCAGAATACTTGGGTAACCTTGCCGAAAATGCAGCAGCCAGCAGAGATACGCACGGAAATGTTCAGGTTCATTCCCTTAGTGTAGGTAATGAAGACAACATCATTGAGCCTGCATATGTGATATTGGACCATGGACAAGAGTCCGAGCTCTCTGAAATGCATGATGCAACGGACAATCAAAATGATGGTCCTCACAAATTAGACGAAGGATGTAAGGAATTAGAGCACCTCATTAAAGTTATTGTATCGGACTCTTTGAACGTAGAAGTTCAACGCAGGATGGGTTCAGCTGGCATGAGACAAATTAAGTCTCAACTCAGTAAGGATATAAGAATGGTGGCAAAGACATTTTCTTATTCTGTTGTATATGCAGAGCCTACTTGGACTTTCATAAGGAATAGCAAAACTTCCAATGGCCCTTCTGGAAAAGTAGGTAAACTTCATGGGGACGCTATCATTAGGGCAATTGCATCTGCTGTCCAGGAGGCGCATTTTCTCAGACAAGTACTGCctattggtgttgttgttggctCTGTTTTAGCTGCTTTGAGAAAGTATTTCGATGTGTCTACAACAACCAACAGTGCTAAGAGAGATATTGTCCCGGGTAGAACACAAAAGTACGAGAACAATGGTGCAGCGAAGAGGGTTCTGCCAGACAAAGTGAGCAAGGAGACCCAACAAAACAACTCGACCATTGGAGAAATGGTGGAATCTGGCCTGCAAAATATTAACAATGAGGGTGTCATGGTTAGTGACAATGGTGCAACAACGAGTGTTGTGCCAAGCAAAGTGAGCAAGGagagcaaacaaaacaactcGACCATTGGAGAAATGGTGGAATCTGGCCTGCAAAGTATTAACAATGAGGGTGTCATGGTTGGTGCTGTAACAGCTGCTTTGGGAGCATCTGCGATGCTGGCTCAAGACGAG GATCCACAAAGAGGTGGATTCATGTCAAAACCATCGGATAGTCAACATACAGAATCGGGAAAGCTCGATCAGAGCAATATGGTGGCAAGTTTTGCTGAGAAAGCCATGTCCATAGCTGGTCCTGCTGTTCCAACAAAGGAAACTGGTGAAGTGGATCAGGATAG GATTGTGGCAATGTTAGCAGATTTGGGTCAAAGGGGTGGCATATTGAAGTTAGTTGGCAAACTTGCTCTGCTCTGGGGTGGCCTTCGTGGTGCTATGAGTTTAACTGATAAGCTAATCCAATTTTTGCGTATGGATGAGTGGCCCTTGCTCAAGAG GGCTGTGGGCTTTATTGGGATGTTGCTCGTTTTATGGTCACCGGTTGTGATTCCATTGCTTCCAACACTTCTCCAGAGCTGGTCTACAAGTAATCCCTCTAGAGTGGCGGAATTAGCTAGTGTAGTTGGCCTCTATGTTGCTATTTTTATTCTTGTCATGCTGTGGGGAAAGAGAGTACGGAAGTATGAAAACCCATTCATGCAATATGGGCTTGATTTTAAGGCATCAGTCAAAGTAAAG ATTCAAGTGTTTTTGAAGGCCTTTGCAGGGGGCATGACAGTCGTTCTATTAATACAGTTCGTAAATGCAATATTAGGAGCTGCAATCTTTTCTCGACCGCCATATTTTCCACATCCTTTTGATGCCATGAAGTGTCTCAAGGGATGCGGGCAATTGCTTATGCTAATAGTAAGGGGA